Within the Naumovozyma castellii chromosome 1, complete genome genome, the region ATCAAGATTTTTGAGTCAACAAGAATGGTTACCAGAAACTATAAACATtataaaattataaaaagAAATGTCAGCGGTATGGTTTTACCCAAATGATAATTGACCAAAAATGATCTTCACAGTGTTCAGGAATATACCGCGGTAGAATGACAACAAAGATGACCGAActcaatttcttccattgaCACACTTCCGAAGAAATGATCGCTGGAGGAAAGAATTCAAGATCATGCATTCCACTTAATCTAAAACTAGGCTGACTCGTCAACGGGGCTACTTCTGTCTCATCCATATACGTAATGGCAACAATCATAGATCATAAATGACCCGAACATTAACGACTCAATACCCTAATAAATTAGAGGAGAAGTATAATGTTCACTGATTCCTTGAAACTCTGCCTCTCTAGCGCTGAGCTGTTAGGAGATAAGAAGAGAAGTTAAGCAACAATAGCAAGATCCGGAGATGAAGGTTTACCATTTCTGATAAAGCAACAAAAGACCTCTTCCCTGTAGCATCAACCTAACACGAGTCTATGGTGATCTTTCTAAActaacaaaaaaaaatatacaGTTAAGATAAAAAAACTGTATTCAATGGTTCGCCTGTTTATATAGATAGGTgggaaaaaaattgacggaagaaaaaaattgaaaaatgatgaaagaCTTACCCGGgagaaattttaaatatgcAGAATAAAGGGCATACACCATTGCTGTGTCATAAAAATATAGAAATCTATTTTAGCCATATATGTATATCTATCTATCATACTATGTTCAGTTTTGTATAACTTTCAACATCAGTAGAACATGAAACGCAAGATTTAAAGCCCCTTGATCCTAATGTTACCCTACAGTGTTCGCATATGGCAAGACATTTACATGGCCATAGCACAATATTCCTATTATGTTTTTCACAAACCAAACACTTTAACTCGAGTTCATCGTCATCCATAACAAATGAATGTGTATcgtcattattatcattatcattattcttgtttctcatttgaaaaataacactttgaagaatttccttttgatttaatttacTATACTGCAGCCTTGTTAATCTATTAGTATCGCCTAATGATTTGTTCGTCGTTAAGATGGACCATATTGATAAATACCATTTTGGGTCAGCAATAGGCTCTGAAAACAATAAATCTAAAAGCTCATCATGGTCTGTTTCTTTAACCACCTGAATTTCATGTTCGCATCCAGAGTCTGATTCGCATTGGAAATCCAATTCTGAGTCTGAAATAGATTCAATATCCTCCGGAATATAATCTGGCGAAGTATCACTTTCAGGGAGGAGGTATAGTTCTGGATCATATAAACATAGTTTTGGATCCATCTTAGTTAAGATAAATCTATAATTactttcatcaataaacTTATTCAGGTCCATTCCTCCCATTGATCTGATGGGCAATTGTTCTTGCTGATTTGATGCTCTAAAGGGGGTTTTCCTTCTAGATAAACTAGTTTTCAGTTTTATGAAGCAATAACGCAAAAGGTCTAAAGTGTTTAATATTCTCCCTATTAAAGTTGTCCATAtggaatttctttttctctttttgGTTAAAATGGGAAAATCTTCAGGGTTTGTCTTTCTTTGAATCAAGTAACCACTTAGAATGTATGAATGTTTCCTAGTTTCCGGATTTATCTCAATATGCTTAGAATGCTGTTTCACCGAGATTGTACCGTTTTTGCAATTGCCAGATACGAAATACGTCGccaaattaaatatatgtGTCGAAAACCCCTCCTCTCCCATctcatcttcctcatcctcTCTTTGGTGTTTTATGGAATTGAATGTGGCAGATAATGAACCACTAAatatagaatatattatgaTTATGGTAAGAGATAATATATTCGTAGACTCCCTAATCATAAAGTAATATGGAATTTGGTTAAAATtggataataaatatacGAAAAATGATAATCTTAAAATGgtatttgaaataaacCAATATGATCTTAAATTTAATAGTTCCAGGATATGAATCACTATTCTGCTTGCCAATTCCATCATTATATctaatgaatatattttattcttgtCTTCAAAGAGGGtcatataatgaaattggaTAGATAATTCAAATAGATTATAATCATTATCACTCAATGGCATGGTATTTGTTGTAGTCGAAAGAAATGTTTGAATACATCGAGACCAAGAAATTGCGATAAAAAATCTTCTTAAAAATGACTTACTTGACAAAATTGGAATCTCCCACCCAGTTTGTAAATTCAGTATGATTGTTGTTACGACTATTAACAATGGTACCAGAGCTGAGATGTGGAATAAAACTTT harbors:
- the NCAS0A04160 gene encoding uncharacterized protein (ancestral locus Anc_2.419), producing MMMNYTSTIIQSMQNCTLLQGPLAVPISESVLNLTRREKLLGGALLYIHFPYSLITLITSFIIYRIISMTPLKSNIKGVTLPIWSKVLFHISALVPLLIVVTTIILNLQTGWEIPILSSKSFLRRFFIAISWSRCIQTFLSTTTNTMPLSDNDYNLFELSIQFHYMTLFEDKNKIYSLDIMMELASRIVIHILELLNLRSYWFISNTILRLSFFVYLLSNFNQIPYYFMIRESTNILSLTIIIIYSIFSGSLSATFNSIKHQREDEEDEMGEEGFSTHIFNLATYFVSGNCKNGTISVKQHSKHIEINPETRKHSYILSGYLIQRKTNPEDFPILTKKRKRNSIWTTLIGRILNTLDLLRYCFIKLKTSLSRRKTPFRASNQQEQLPIRSMGGMDLNKFIDESNYRFILTKMDPKLCLYDPELYLLPESDTSPDYIPEDIESISDSELDFQCESDSGCEHEIQVVKETDHDELLDLLFSEPIADPKWYLSIWSILTTNKSLGDTNRLTRLQYSKLNQKEILQSVIFQMRNKNNDNDNNDDTHSFVMDDDELELKCLVCEKHNRNIVLWPCKCLAICEHCRVTLGSRGFKSCVSCSTDVESYTKLNIV